ATCAGGTTACTGTTGTAAGTGTTCCTTTTGAAACAAAAGCAGAAAGCCTGAAAGCACAGGCAGGAGCTACACCAATTCATAATTACATACTTATGGCAGCAATTGCAATTCTGGTTTTATTAATCCTCGCTGTAGCAGGATTTATTGCTCTAAAGGTAATAAAAGGAAAGAAAAAAGAAGAAATCACATTACCTCCTGGAGTTACACCTGAAATGGCAGCAGGTGTTTATGCAGCACATGAAAAAACAGAAGAATTTCATATAGAAAAAGAGCCTGCATTCCAAAAACTACTTGAAATAGCAGAGGAATCTCCAGAACTTATAGCAGACCTTGTAAGTAAATGGCTTAGAGAAGAAGGTAAATAAAAATGCCTGACTTAAATATTCAGGATTTTGGAAAACCGCCTGAAGAAGAAATTAATTCTGAAAAATTAACCAAAGAAGAAATAGAAAATTTTTATAAATCCCAGATAGAAAAATTAAAAAAAGAATACGAAGAAAAAATAAAAAAATCCTATGAAGAAGGATTTAAACAGGGATATGAAGAAGCTCAAAAGGAAATAATTCCTAAGCTCCAAAATCAATTTCAATCTCAATTAGAAGAAAAACTCAGACAAAAAGAAGAAGAAATCAGCCTTAAATATAATGAGCTTAAACTTGAGTTAAATAAATTCTTGAACGAGATATATCAGAAATACAAGGAACATATTGATTTTATAGATGAACTAATTTTATCTGTAATTGAGGAAATTCTTTATTACATGTATGTTGACCAAAACAACGCCCGCTATGTATCTGAGGAAATTTTAAAACTATTGGAAGACTTAAAAAATCCTCCTGAGGTTATTGTGGAGATATCTCCTCAACTTAAAGAATACATATCTCCGCAACAAAAAAATATCAAAGTTATAGTTAGAAATGAGCTTGAAGGTGGAGATTTTGTGATTAAAGTTGAAAATGCCCAATTTGAAAATAGATTTAAAGAAAAACTGAAGATTTTAAAAAATGAAATTAAAAGAGAGATTAAAAAGAATTCCCCGTTATAAGGTCAAAGGTAAAATAACAGGTGTCACTGGCCCTATCATAGAAGCGTATCTTCCCCGGGTATCAATCGGAGACAGTTGTATTATTGAAAATGGTATAGAAGCAGAAGTTGTCGGATTTAAAGATGGAAAAACGCTGCTTATGGCCTATGATGACACCAAAGGAATTGCTGTTGGAAGTTGGATTGAAGCCCTTCAAGAACCTGTAAGGGTAGGGGTAGGGAAAGACCTCTTAGGATGTGTTGTTGATGCATTTGGAAAACCTCTTAACAAAGAAAATTTCACTCCGGAATATCTATATTACATAAAAAATGAGGTAGTTAATCCATTAAAAAGAGAAAGAATAAGAGAACCGTTAGATACAGGAGTTAGAACAATAAACTCCCTTCTAACAATTGGCAAAGGTCAGAGAATCGGTATATTTGCAGGTGCAGGTGTAGGCAAAAGCACACTTCTAGGGATGGTTGCTAGATATACAGAAGCCGAAGTAAGTGTAATAGCCCTGATAGGTGAAAGAGGTAGAGAAGTCCGAGAATTTATAGAAGATAATTTAGGGGAAGAAGGATTAAAAAAATCCGTTGTTGTTGTTGCTACTTCTGACCAGCCACCCCTTGCAAAAATAAGAGCTGTTTATACTGCAATAGCTATAGCAAATTATTTTTCAAATCAAGGAAAAAATGTTTTATTTTTGCTTGACTCATTAACAAGACTGGCTATGGCACAAAGAGAAATTGGCCTTGCAATAGGAGAACCACCTACAACCAAAGGATATACTCCATCAGTTTTTGCATTACTCCCAAAGTTTATTGAACAGGCAGGAAATTTTGAAGGAAGAGGAAGTATAACAGGTATTTATACAATCTTAGTGGAAGGTGATGATATCTCAATGGATCCTGTTGCTGATGCAGCTATGGGATTTTTAGACGGACATATAATATTATCAAGAAAGCTTGCCAATAAAAGAATATTCCCTGCCATCGATGTCCTAAAAAGCGTTAGCAGGTTAATGCCCCAGATAGTAAGTGACGATATATTAAAATACCAGAGCATATTCTTAAATATGGAAGCAACTTATGAAGAAGCAGAAGATATGATTAACTTGGGGTTATACAAAAAAGGAACAACCCCAAAGATAGACCTTGCGATTGAAGTTCATCCTGAAATAGAGAACTTCTTAAAGCAGGATATGAACCAAAAGGTTGACCTTGAGCAAAGTTTTGATCAACTTAAAGAATTAGTAGAGGAAATAAAACAAAGAGGTTTAAGATATGGAATTAAATGGGATTAGTGAGTATCTAAAAAAGCCTCAGATAGTAGATGCCGGATATGATAATGCAAAAATGAAAAATGAGGATTTTCTAAAAGTTCTTCTTGCTGACCTTGCCTGGCAAGATCCTCTAAATGCAAAGGACATTTCGGATTTTATCAGCAATACAGTCAAACTCAGACAGATGGAAGTTCTGAATGATTTTCAAAAAACTGTTGAACTATTGAAAAAGGCGAATGAGGCAAATTCCCTTTTATATGCATCAAATCTTATTGGCAAAAAAATATTTTACGAAGGAAATTACACTTATGTAGAAAATGGAAAATCCAGGGTAAAGTTCAAACTGGAAGATAATGCTGATTTTGTTAAGGTTACAGTTTTAGATAAAAACGGAAAAGTAGTTGAAAGCAAAAGTTTTTCAAATCTTGAAGGGGGAAAGGAATATCCATTTGAAATAGATAATCCAGACCTTAAAGACGGTTATTACACTGTTTATATTGAGGCTAAAAAAGGTAAACAAGCTGTAAAAGCTACTTTAATCAGCAAAGGTTATGTCGAAAGTGTATTAAAGTCAAAAGATGGTATAAAAGTTTTAGTCCACAATGATGAAGTAGACTTAAATTCTATTGTTCAAATAGGAGGTTAAGAACAATGATTCAATCATTTTACACAGGAAATGCAGGATTAGGCGCAAACAGAGAATGGCTTTCTGTTATATCTGACAATATTGCAAATGTAAACACAATAGGTTTTAAAGCAGAAAGAGCCAATTTTGAGGATCTAATTTCAAAAAGTATGACAACCTTTGCAAACGGCGCCCCAAAGAATTATGAAATTGGCGGAGGAAGTTTTGTAGGTTCTACCACAAAGGATTTCTCACAAGGTTCTCTGATGAACACAAACACACCAACAGACCTTGCATTAGATGGAGAAGGATTCTTTATGGTTCAGGACAGTCAGGGACTTACATACTACACAAGAGCCGGACAATTTAGAACAAATGCAGAAGGAGACTTGATAAACCTGAACGGTCAGAAACTTTTAGGATGGACACTGGATAAAAATGGAAATATTTCAGGTGCAATAAAAGCAATAAACGTTCCTAACTCTATGGATCCATCCCAAACAACCAAAATTGCCTTTAAAGAGCCTACTAACCTTGATTCAAGGGTAAAGGTAATATCGGCAGCCTTTACACCGGGAGATTCAACAACATTTAACTATGTAAACTCTTTTACAACTTATGATTCCCTTGGAAATCCACATATAACATCTTACTACTTCCAGAGAACAGGAACAAACACATGGAATGTTTATAAACTAATTGATGGAACCATTGCACCGGTTGAAGTTGATGGAAATTTATACAAATCTGTAAGATTAACTTTTAACTCAGATGGCACTTTAGATGTTAATAATATATATGCAGACACACAAATAAGTATGTCCTCTGATGAACCAGCAAGTGATACAGCGGGAACAGGCAATGATGGGTATTTCGAACTTAGTTATGTTGCAACGAAAGGAAGTATCCATATTAAATCATATACAACAGGAGGAAATACATATATAGTAAATTGGCATGATGATGGTGCAGGAAAAATTCTCGATGAAAATGGAAATGTAGTTGGAACAGTTGAGTATGAATATGGTTCTCCTCCTCAAACTCGTATACGTATACCTATCCTTGAAAATGGCTCAGGTGGAGATGAAATCAAAGTAGATTACCTTCACAGTGAAGCAGCCGGTTCTGTAGCTGTTGATCCAACTCAGGTAAAATTTGCAGGATATGACCCAAATAACGGTGCAACCAACCCATTACAAACTACAGAAAACTTTAAGGAAATTAGGCAGGTAGCATCTGATTTTATCTTCTATGCACAGCAGGATGGATATGCAAAAGGAGATTTATTATCTGTTGCTGTCAGCGAAGATGGTATTGTAAAAGGTGTTTACTCTAATGGACAGGTTAAAGATATAGCACGAATAGCAATTGCAACATTTAAAGACAAAGAAATCCTTGTTAGAAAAGGAAATAATCTTTATCTCCCAAATAGCCAGACATACACACCAATTATTGTCCCTGGTGGTGTTATATCAAAAGTCAGAAGTGGATTTTTAGAACTTTCTAACGTTGATATATCAAGGGAATTTATAAACCTTATAACAGCACAAAGGGCATATCAGGCTAACGCAAGGACAATAACAACATCTGACCAGGTTCTTCAAGAGACAATGAATATCAAGAGATAATATAATTTTAAAAACGCCTGATATGGAGATATAAATGGCAGAAGAAAATAAAGAACAGGAAGAACAGCAGCAAGGAGGAGGTAAGAAAAAACTTATCATCCTCCTTGTTGTTTTACTACTTCTTTTAGGTGGTGGAGGAGGAGCTGCTTATAAATTTTTAGTATTAGATAAACAAGAAGCCAAAAAAGAAGAGAATAAGGCAGAAAAAATACAGCAAGAAATAAAAAATATAGAAAATCTTGGAATTATGTTTGAGGTTGGCACTTTTGTTGTCAACCTTGCAGATAAAGATGCAGATAGATACTTAAAGGTAACAATAATTCTGGAACTTGAAAATGAACAGGTAAAACAGGAAGTTGAAAAAAGGCTTCCTCAGATAAAGGATAGCATAACAACTTTACTGTTTACAAAAACATCCCGGGAACTAAGGACAGCTGAAGGAGTAGAAAAACTAAAAGAGGAAATACTTCGCAGAGTAAATGCTATTCTTCCACTTGGCGGTGTTAAAAATGTTTACTTTACAGACTTTGTAATACAAACGGCTTAATCATGGAAGAAAAAGACGAAAAGAAAGAGCTTAATAATGCGGCTGTTGAGGAAGAATTAGATATATCCTTCCTTAAGGATGTAACTGTAAAAGTCACAGGTGAAGTAGGGAAAACCACCAAAAATTTTATAGATATTCTAAAGTTAAAAGAAGGAGATATTATAAAGTTAGACAAACATATTGAGGATTATATTGAGATTTATATAAGAGGCCAGTTATTTGCCATAGGTGAACTGGTCGTTGTAAATGATAAATATGCTATAAGGGTTGTTGACCTTGCTTGATTATTCAGATATTCTCAGGGTAATCGCCTCATTTATTATCGTTGTGGTTCTTATCTACTCTATTTATTATATGATAAATCGTTATGGTAAAGGTATCTTACCGGGACAAAAAGGTCTGATTTCCATTCTGGATATCAAATATTTAGGGAAAAACAAAGGTCTGGCCATAATAAAGGCAAATCAAAAATATTATTTCGTTTCCTTTGATGAAAAAAATGTGAGTATAATAGAAAAATGGGATAGCTTGCATGAGATAGAGGGAGAGACTAAAAATAAAAATGAAAAAGAAAGCCCTTCTGAAACTTGAATTTTTATTGCTTTTTCCTTTTCTTTCTTTTGGGGATGCTGTTTCCGATACACTTGCCCAATTAAATAATCTGGATATTACCTTAAAAATTCTTTTCCTTATTACAATACTCAGTCTTGTTCCATCTATTTTAATATCATTTACATCCTTTGTGAGAATAGTTATTGTTCTTTCTTTATTAAGACATGCCCTTGGTATTCCACAATCTCCTCCTAATCAGGTTATTATTGCTTTATCTTTGTTTTTAACATTTTTTATTATGAAACCTGTATTTGTGGACATAAACAACAATGCAATTCAGCCATATCTGAATAAAGAAATTGGAGATATGGAGGCTATTAAAAGAGCACAGATTCCAGTCAAAAAGTTTATGCTTCATAATACACGGAAAGAAGATCTAAAATTATTTCTTGATATTGCAAAGGAAAAGCCTGAAAAACCTGAAGATATAAGTATGATAACCTTAATACCTGCATTTATGATTAGTGAGATTAAAACAGCCTTTGAAATCGTATTTATAATATTCCTGCCTTTTTTAATTATTGATCTGCTTGTTGCAAGTATTTTGATGTCCATGGGAATGATGATGATACCCCCTATGCTTATATCCTTACCGTTTAAGCTGATATTATTTGTTCTGGCAGATGGTTTTGAACTGCTTACAAAGGCATTAATAGAAAGTTATAGGTGATAAAAATGGGATTAGACCAGACAATAAGCCTGATTCAGCAGATGTTATATACGGCTTTAATTGTAGGTGCACCGGTAATTCTAATAGCTTTTATTGTAGGTCTTGCAATCAGTATATTTCAGGCTGCAACCCAGATACATGAAATGACATTAACATTTATTCCTAAAATTGTTGCCACGATAATAGCACTAATTATATTCGGTTCCTGGATGTTCAGGAAACTGGTTGATTTTACACAGGAACTTTTAACAAATTTAATAAACTATATCTCGTGAAAAAAGATGCATCCTCTAATAACTCCTGAAATGTCAGTTGCTTTTGGACTTGTTTTATCCCGTGTTATCGGGGTTTTTATAGGTTTCCCACTACTTAATACTTCTCTTGTTCCGCTAAATGTTCGTATAATGCTTTCTATAGCTTTTGCCTTTTTCTTTATGTCTATCTTTGAACTTAAAATCCCTATAGAAAATTTTTCGCTTCTACATTATTTTATGCTTGTTTTAAGGGAACTACTAATCGGATTTTTACTGGGTCTTCTTGTAAATATTTTTATTTCCGCCTTTTCTTATGCAGCAGAGCTGATAAGCTATTTTATGGGATTTACAATTGTGAATGTATTTGACCCAACTTTTGGTCAAATTTCTGTTTTAGATAGATTTTTCATTCTTCTTTTTTATCTACTATTTTTTGTTACAGGGGCTTATCAGTTTGTGATTGGCGGCCTTGTAATGAGTTTTAAAGTGCTACCAATTGGGGTGCTATCTTTCAATCCCCAATCTTTTGTTTATCTTTTTAAAGAAGCACCTCTTATATTTTATTTGGGATTTAAGATAGCATTTCCTTTTGTATTAATTTTGTTTATGGTAAACGTAGCTCTTGCCTTAATTAACAGGCTCATTCCACAGATAAATGTTTTTATTGTCGGTCTACCCCTCCAGATTTTTGTTGGCCTTGCTTCCCTTGCCATTGCAACCTCACTTATAATCTACTTCTCAACTTCAGTTATAAATAATTTTTCCGAAAGTTATATAAAACTTATTGGAATTATGGGTAAATAATGGCAAAAGACCCAAGCAAAACGGAGAAGGCGACTCCCCGGCGTCGCCAAAAGGCAAGGGAAGAGGGGCAGGTTGCACGGAGTCAGGATATCCCAATAGCAGCCACGTTAATTGTAACTTTTCTAATTTTAATAGCGTATATTCCCTTTTCCTATCATCTGCTTACAGAATATTTTCACTATACATTTTCAGACCCGTTATCTCTTATTCCAGAAAGGAATGAGGGGTTTATCCTTTATACAATAAAAATAATATCCCTTTTGATATTGCCTATTTTTGCTGTTTTACTGGTAACAGGCGTGTTTTCTAATGTATTACAGTTTGGATTTTTATTCTCCACAAAGGCTTTAACTCCCAAATTAGACAGATTAAATGTTATAAAAGGGCTCGGAAGAATTTTTTCAATGAAAACAGCATTTGAACTGATAAGAAACCTGCTAAAATTAATTTTTGCCTCTGCAGTTGCATATTTTCTTATGGTCAAAATAATGAATAACTCGTTTAATATGTCATTTATACCATTTAATCATGAAGTGTATTTTATGCTGAAATATACACTGATGCTTGTTCTGGCCTTTGCTATATCCTCAATTCCTGTTGCAATAATTGATTTTATATATCGCAAATGGGAGTATGAAGAAAATCTGAAAATGAGTAAAGAAGAAGTAAAAGAAGAAAGAAAAATGTATGAAGGTAATCCTCAAATAAAAGCAGCCATCAGAAAAAAACAAAGAGAAATAGCAATGATGCGTATGATGGCAGAAGTGCCAAAAGCTGATGTGGTGATTACAAACCCAGACCACTATGCTGTGGCACTTGTGTATGAAAGGGGTAAAATGAATGCACCTAAGGTAATCGCAAAAGGAAAAAATCTAATTGCTGAAAAAATAAAAGAAATTGCTAAAAAACATGATATTCCTATTGTGGAAAACCCACCCCTTGCGAGGGCTTTATATTCCTCTGTAGAGGTGGGTCATTTCATACCTGAAAAATTTTATGTTGCTGTGGCAAAAATACTCGCAAAAGTATATAAACAGAAAGGTTTACTTTCCTAAACCAAAGACATTTGAAAGAGTATTAATGTAGTTAAAATAAGCTGCTATTGTTACGGCCTCAAAAACCTGACTTGTGGTATATCCAAGATTAAGAACTTTATCTAAATCTTCTTTGGTTATTTTATAGTTATCTTTACTTGCTGCTCTAAGGCAAAACCTCAAAAGTTCTTTTTCTTCTTCCGTTGTGTTTATATGGTCAATACCTTTCAATGTTTCTTCTATTTGCTCTTCTGACATTCCAAGCATTTTTGCTATATTTTTGTGGACATCAACACACATCGGGCAATTATTTGCCTGTGATACAAGTAAGGCAATTCTTTCTTTTGTTGAGTATGGAAGTTCTGTTTCGTTTAGAAGCAATGTTTTAACGCAGTTATCTGTCATAAAGTAGATATCTTTTCTAATAGCAAGGAGTTTAAAAATATCCCCAAGTTTTCCGGTTTTTTCCAGGATTTCTCTGGCGAGTTTTTGAATTTCAGGGTCCATTTCTTCCAGTTCAGGTAATTTAATATACGGCATATCAATCCTCCATTAATATAATTTTTATGATTAATTATACTGACTATAATAAGGTATATGATAAAAGGTTGCAAGATTATTACAGATATTATTTATTTTCTGTTGTGTTATCCGATTGATCCTGTTGATTCTGTTTTTTTAAGCTGGATAGTATTCTTACAATTTTGTCGGCTACCTTTGGGTCTATATAATCCATCAAAACACCGGCTTTACTTTCTTTCATATTAAAGATTATATATGCAGCTTCTTTCGGGTCTTTTATTTTTGATATTCTTTCTGCAGCAAGTTCAGGGTCTTCATCAACAGCTTTTTCAAATACTTTTGCCAGCTTTTTATATTTTTCAGTTTGTAATTTTTTCTGGAATTCTTCTAATTCCTTTTTCTCTTGCTGCAGTTTTTTTCTTTCTTCTTTTATCTGATTTAAAATTTGCTGGTTTTTCGCAATAAGTCTTTTTATCTCATCCCTAAGTTGCTGTAATCTTTTTATTTCTTTATCTATTTCTGTTTTTGGAGGATTGGAATTTTTTTGTGGAGAAACTTTTGCATTTTCCTGGGCAAAAGCTACGAAAAACATAAACAAAAAACTAATGCTTACGATTAAAAGCCTCATCTGCAAGCTGGGTCTCCTTTTTAAGCTGGTCTTTTTCTTCAAGTTTACGGAGTTTTTCCTGTTCTTTTTTAATCGCTTTTTTTTCGGCATTTTTTTCCTTGATTTCCATTCTAATTTTATCAGCTTTCTTTTCCAAGTCCTCAAGCTTTTGGTCTATAGAGGAAATTTTGTCCATGATTTTTATTAAGGAGTTTATCTTCATCTGTATCAGCATAGGTTCAGAATACTCTTCATTTTCTATCTGCGTGTAATTCTGTTTTAATTTTTCCTTTTCCTGAACAAGAAAAACAATTTGATTTTCAATATCAGAAAGTATTTTTCTTTTCTGGTTTATTTCATATTCAATTTTTTTAATAAAACCTTCAAAAATATCCATCATTCTATTAATAATAAAAAATCAAACGTTGTTTGACAAAGATTTTCATAAATTATAGACTAATTTAGTCAGTAATTATCGGAGGTTGCCATGGGAGACTATAAAAGACCTATAGTATCCGTTGTAGGTGCTGGAAACGTCGGAGAACACGTTGCAAATCTTGTCGCAATAAAGGAACTTGCAAATGTTCGTATGTTTGACCTTGCCAGGAAAGACGGAGACAAAGTCTATGAAGTTGTTAAAGGAAAAGCACTTGATATAAAGCAGATGGCGACTGCAATAGGTTGTGATGTTGAAGTAGAAGGTTTCACAGTTACCCCTGATGGAGATGGATATGAACCATTAAAAGGTTCTGATATAGTTGTTGTTACCGCAGGATTCCCCAGAAGGCCGGGAATGAGCAGGGATGACCTTCTTTCTAAGAATGTGGGAATTATCAGAACTATTTCTGAAAGAATTGCAAAATATGCACCTGATGCAATAGTCATTGTTGTATCAAATCCTGTTGATGTTCTTACTTATGCAGCTTATAAAATAACCGGCTTCCACAAAGACAAAGTTATGGGAATGGCCGGTGTCCTTGATACTGCAAGATTCAAGGCATTCCTATCAATGGAACTAAAGGTGTCTGTTAAAAATATAAATGCTTATGTTTTAGGTAGTCATGGAGATGATATGGTTCCTCTTCTTTCTGTATCAAATGTTGGCGGAGTTCCATTAACAAAACTTATACCAGAAGAAAGATTGAAAGAGATTGTTGAAAGAACTAAATTTGGTGGTGGAGAGATTGTTTCCCTGATGGGAACTTCTGCATATCATGCTCCTGGAGCTTCGGTTGTTGAGATGATAGAAGCTATACTTACCGATAAAAAAGAGATTCTCCCTTGTTCTGTATATCTTGAGGGAGAAGATGCTAAACATTACGATGCTGAGGATATCTGTATAGGAGTGCCTGTTAAATTAGGTGCCCATGGAATAGAAGAAGTTGTAAAACTTGATTTTACAGATGAAGAAAGAAAGCTATGGGCATCTTCTGTAAAATCTGTAAAATCAGGAATTGAAAGAATTAAAGAATTAGGTCTTATATAGGAGACAATCATGAGAGAGATAAATGTTTCTGTCATAAAAGATAAAGTGAAACAGATGATATTAGATGCAGAGTATAAGCTGCCTGAAGATTTTATAAAAGCTTTAGAAACTGCCAAAGCATTTGAGGAGTCGGAAACAGGAAAGGAAATACTTGATACTATACTGGAAAATGCAAAAGTAGCAGCAACGGAACAGGTGGCATACTGTCAGGATACAGGATATCCTGTTTTCTTTGTTGAAATCGGACAGGATGTTCATATTACCGGCGGAAATATAAGAGATGCTATAAATGAAGCAGTTAGAGAAGCTACAAAAGAAGGATATTTAAGGGCATCTCTTGCTTATGACCCTATTTTCGACAGAAAAAATACCGGAGATAATACTCCTGCTTTAATCTATTTTGATATTGTTCCTGGAGATAAGATAAAAATTAAATTTGCTGCCAAAGGAGGCGGTTCTGAAAACCAGAGTAAGCAGGCAATGTTAAAACCTGCAGATGGCATTGAAGGAATTAAAAAATTCGTTCTTAAATCAATAGCAAATGCAGGACCAAATGCATGTCCACCGTTTACAGTAGGAGTTGGAATAGGAGGAACTTTTGATTACTCAGCTGTTTTGGCTAAGAAGGCACTTTTCAGGCCTATCGGACATAGGCACCCTGACCCAAGAATAGCAATGCTTGAAGAAGAGTTGTTACAACTGGCAAACCAGCTTGGAGTTGGACCCCTCGGTTTCGGAGGAACAACAACAGCAGTTGATGTAAAAATAGAAATTGCCCCTGTTCATATAGCATCTTTACCTGTGGCAGTTAATATCCAGTGTCATGCTGCAAGACATACAGAATTAGAGATATAAAATGGCAACCACCGTAAAAAAAGAGCTT
The Persephonella sp. DNA segment above includes these coding regions:
- a CDS encoding FliI/YscN family ATPase, with product MKLKERLKRIPRYKVKGKITGVTGPIIEAYLPRVSIGDSCIIENGIEAEVVGFKDGKTLLMAYDDTKGIAVGSWIEALQEPVRVGVGKDLLGCVVDAFGKPLNKENFTPEYLYYIKNEVVNPLKRERIREPLDTGVRTINSLLTIGKGQRIGIFAGAGVGKSTLLGMVARYTEAEVSVIALIGERGREVREFIEDNLGEEGLKKSVVVVATSDQPPLAKIRAVYTAIAIANYFSNQGKNVLFLLDSLTRLAMAQREIGLAIGEPPTTKGYTPSVFALLPKFIEQAGNFEGRGSITGIYTILVEGDDISMDPVADAAMGFLDGHIILSRKLANKRIFPAIDVLKSVSRLMPQIVSDDILKYQSIFLNMEATYEEAEDMINLGLYKKGTTPKIDLAIEVHPEIENFLKQDMNQKVDLEQSFDQLKELVEEIKQRGLRYGIKWD
- a CDS encoding flagellar hook capping FlgD N-terminal domain-containing protein, encoding MELNGISEYLKKPQIVDAGYDNAKMKNEDFLKVLLADLAWQDPLNAKDISDFISNTVKLRQMEVLNDFQKTVELLKKANEANSLLYASNLIGKKIFYEGNYTYVENGKSRVKFKLEDNADFVKVTVLDKNGKVVESKSFSNLEGGKEYPFEIDNPDLKDGYYTVYIEAKKGKQAVKATLISKGYVESVLKSKDGIKVLVHNDEVDLNSIVQIGG
- a CDS encoding flagellar hook protein FlgE, with the protein product MIQSFYTGNAGLGANREWLSVISDNIANVNTIGFKAERANFEDLISKSMTTFANGAPKNYEIGGGSFVGSTTKDFSQGSLMNTNTPTDLALDGEGFFMVQDSQGLTYYTRAGQFRTNAEGDLINLNGQKLLGWTLDKNGNISGAIKAINVPNSMDPSQTTKIAFKEPTNLDSRVKVISAAFTPGDSTTFNYVNSFTTYDSLGNPHITSYYFQRTGTNTWNVYKLIDGTIAPVEVDGNLYKSVRLTFNSDGTLDVNNIYADTQISMSSDEPASDTAGTGNDGYFELSYVATKGSIHIKSYTTGGNTYIVNWHDDGAGKILDENGNVVGTVEYEYGSPPQTRIRIPILENGSGGDEIKVDYLHSEAAGSVAVDPTQVKFAGYDPNNGATNPLQTTENFKEIRQVASDFIFYAQQDGYAKGDLLSVAVSEDGIVKGVYSNGQVKDIARIAIATFKDKEILVRKGNNLYLPNSQTYTPIIVPGGVISKVRSGFLELSNVDISREFINLITAQRAYQANARTITTSDQVLQETMNIKR
- a CDS encoding flagellar basal body-associated FliL family protein — its product is MAEENKEQEEQQQGGGKKKLIILLVVLLLLLGGGGGAAYKFLVLDKQEAKKEENKAEKIQQEIKNIENLGIMFEVGTFVVNLADKDADRYLKVTIILELENEQVKQEVEKRLPQIKDSITTLLFTKTSRELRTAEGVEKLKEEILRRVNAILPLGGVKNVYFTDFVIQTA
- a CDS encoding FliM/FliN family flagellar motor switch protein, with translation MEEKDEKKELNNAAVEEELDISFLKDVTVKVTGEVGKTTKNFIDILKLKEGDIIKLDKHIEDYIEIYIRGQLFAIGELVVVNDKYAIRVVDLA
- a CDS encoding flagellar biosynthetic protein FliO — protein: MLDYSDILRVIASFIIVVVLIYSIYYMINRYGKGILPGQKGLISILDIKYLGKNKGLAIIKANQKYYFVSFDEKNVSIIEKWDSLHEIEGETKNKNEKESPSET
- the fliP gene encoding flagellar type III secretion system pore protein FliP (The bacterial flagellar biogenesis protein FliP forms a type III secretion system (T3SS)-type pore required for flagellar assembly.), which codes for MKKKALLKLEFLLLFPFLSFGDAVSDTLAQLNNLDITLKILFLITILSLVPSILISFTSFVRIVIVLSLLRHALGIPQSPPNQVIIALSLFLTFFIMKPVFVDINNNAIQPYLNKEIGDMEAIKRAQIPVKKFMLHNTRKEDLKLFLDIAKEKPEKPEDISMITLIPAFMISEIKTAFEIVFIIFLPFLIIDLLVASILMSMGMMMIPPMLISLPFKLILFVLADGFELLTKALIESYR
- the fliQ gene encoding flagellar biosynthesis protein FliQ, whose amino-acid sequence is MGLDQTISLIQQMLYTALIVGAPVILIAFIVGLAISIFQAATQIHEMTLTFIPKIVATIIALIIFGSWMFRKLVDFTQELLTNLINYIS
- a CDS encoding flagellar biosynthetic protein FliR encodes the protein MSVAFGLVLSRVIGVFIGFPLLNTSLVPLNVRIMLSIAFAFFFMSIFELKIPIENFSLLHYFMLVLRELLIGFLLGLLVNIFISAFSYAAELISYFMGFTIVNVFDPTFGQISVLDRFFILLFYLLFFVTGAYQFVIGGLVMSFKVLPIGVLSFNPQSFVYLFKEAPLIFYLGFKIAFPFVLILFMVNVALALINRLIPQINVFIVGLPLQIFVGLASLAIATSLIIYFSTSVINNFSESYIKLIGIMGK
- the flhB gene encoding flagellar biosynthesis protein FlhB → MAKDPSKTEKATPRRRQKAREEGQVARSQDIPIAATLIVTFLILIAYIPFSYHLLTEYFHYTFSDPLSLIPERNEGFILYTIKIISLLILPIFAVLLVTGVFSNVLQFGFLFSTKALTPKLDRLNVIKGLGRIFSMKTAFELIRNLLKLIFASAVAYFLMVKIMNNSFNMSFIPFNHEVYFMLKYTLMLVLAFAISSIPVAIIDFIYRKWEYEENLKMSKEEVKEERKMYEGNPQIKAAIRKKQREIAMMRMMAEVPKADVVITNPDHYAVALVYERGKMNAPKVIAKGKNLIAEKIKEIAKKHDIPIVENPPLARALYSSVEVGHFIPEKFYVAVAKILAKVYKQKGLLS
- a CDS encoding carboxymuconolactone decarboxylase family protein, which codes for MPYIKLPELEEMDPEIQKLAREILEKTGKLGDIFKLLAIRKDIYFMTDNCVKTLLLNETELPYSTKERIALLVSQANNCPMCVDVHKNIAKMLGMSEEQIEETLKGIDHINTTEEEKELLRFCLRAASKDNYKITKEDLDKVLNLGYTTSQVFEAVTIAAYFNYINTLSNVFGLGK
- a CDS encoding malate dehydrogenase, encoding MGDYKRPIVSVVGAGNVGEHVANLVAIKELANVRMFDLARKDGDKVYEVVKGKALDIKQMATAIGCDVEVEGFTVTPDGDGYEPLKGSDIVVVTAGFPRRPGMSRDDLLSKNVGIIRTISERIAKYAPDAIVIVVSNPVDVLTYAAYKITGFHKDKVMGMAGVLDTARFKAFLSMELKVSVKNINAYVLGSHGDDMVPLLSVSNVGGVPLTKLIPEERLKEIVERTKFGGGEIVSLMGTSAYHAPGASVVEMIEAILTDKKEILPCSVYLEGEDAKHYDAEDICIGVPVKLGAHGIEEVVKLDFTDEERKLWASSVKSVKSGIERIKELGLI